The genomic DNA CCGTGGCCCGCCAGGGGGGCGACGAGTTCCTGGTGGTGGTCGTGGATGTTCACGAGGAGCGCGAGGTGGTGGATCTGGCCGAGGGGTTGCAGCGCGTCTTTGAGGAGCCGTTTGTCATCAAGGGGCAGGAGGTGTTCATCACCCCCAGCATCGGCGTGACCCTGTATCCTGACGACGGGCAGGATCCGGCCTCTCTGGTCAAGAACGCGGACATGGCCATGTACCAGTCCAAGGCCAAGGGCAGGAACTCCTACTTTTTGTTCACCCAGCAGATGAGCGAGCGCATCGCCCAGCGGCTTACGCTTGAGAGCGACATGCGCCGTGCCCTCAAGGAGCGGGAGTTCACCGTCTATTTCCAGCCCAAGGTCGATCTCGCGTCGGGCGAGGTGTCGGGTCTGGAGGCTCTGGTGCGGTGGGTCAAGCCGGACGGGATCATTGTCAGCCCGGAGGATTTCATCCCCATGGCCGAGGAGACCGGGCTGATCGTGCCCCTGGGCGAGTTTGTCCTTGATGCCTCGTGCAAGGCCATGCAGGTGCTGCAAGGGGTCGGCTGTTCGGCCTTGACCGTGGCCGTCAACCTCTCGCCCATCCAGTTCGGGCAGGAGGACCTCGTGGAGATGGTGGTCGCCAACCTGGAGCGAAACGGCCTGCCCGCGTCGCGCCTGGAGCTTGAGATCACCGAATCCACCCTGATGACCGACGTGCAGTCCTCGGTGGCCCAGCTCAACCGGCTGGTGGAGCTCGGCATCACCATATCCATCGACGATTTCGGCACTGGGTACTCGTCCCTTTACTATCTCAAGAACTTTCCCATCAGCACCCTCAAGATCGACCGGTCCTTCATCCGCGATATCACGATTGACGACTCCGATGCCAAGATTGTCGAGACCGTGGTGCTCATGGCGCGCACCATGGGCATCGGCGTGGTGGCCGAGGGCGTGGAGACCAAGGAACAGCTCGATCTGCTCGCCACCTTTGGCTGCGCCACGGTCCAAGGCTACTATTACAGCAGACCGCTGCCCCTTGAAAAGATCATCGAATTCCTCTTGGGCAAGAATGGCGTCTGCACCATCCGCCGCTGATCATTCCGCCCATCCATCTGCTTGTTCGTCTGCCCGTCCGTCTGCCCATCCGCCTGCCTGCCCGTCTGCCAGCCGCTCCTTGATGGCGAGAAACTCGTCCTTGTGTTCCATGAGCATGTCCACCAGTGCGGGGTCGAACATGGTTCCGCGATTGCCCGCGATGAAGCGCAGGATGTCGGCCACGGGCCATGCCCGCCTGTGGGGCCGGTCGCAGCCAAGGGAGTCGAAGACATCAGCCAGCATGACGATGCGCCCGGCCAGATTGATTTCCTCGCCCGTGAGTCCGGCGGGGTAGCCCTGGCCGTCCCAGCGTTCATGGTGCTGCAGGGCCACCGTGGCCGCGACCTGCATGACCAGGCTGTCCGTGCCCTTGAGGATGTCGTATCCGATCTCCGGGTGCTTCTTGATCAGTTTCAGCTCGTTCTCGTCGAGCGACCCCGGCTTGAGCAGCACGGTGTCGGGCACGCCGATCTTGCCTATGTCGTGCATGGTCGAGGCCAGCCTGAGGGTCTCGGCCCGGTCCCTGTCCATGCCCGCCTTGGTCGCCAGCAGCCGGGCGTACTCGGCCACCCGGCGCACGTGGTTGGCCGCTTCCGACGTGCGCGTTTCCACCACTTCGCCCAGAGTGATGAGAAGTTCGCGCTGGGTTTCGTGCATCACGGCGTTGTGGTCAATGTTGTCAAAGGCCACGGAGATGTTGGATGAGAAAATCTCGATGAGTTCCCTGTTTTCCTCGCTGATGGGTCTGGTCCCCTGCAGGTAGATGATGCTCTCGGACCCGGTGGCGGTCCGGTAGTAGCCGACAAATGCGTCATTCTGGAAGAAGCTCCGCTTGATATCCGCAGCCCGCTCGATGCACAGGATCGCCTCGCGGTCGCCGGTTTCGGCGATGATCCTGCCGCGCGCCTGTTCGAATTTTCCGGTGGAGGCAATAACCCGGAACTGGTCGCCGCGTCGGGACGCGGCCACGCCCGAAGCCCTGGCCATGAGGGTGTCGTCGCCCTGGCAGACCGTGGAGGCGAGCTGGGTCAGCACCCCGGAGGCGAACTCGCCCAGGGACTGGGACTTGAATATGTCCGGTGAGGCCGTCAGTATCCGGGCCAGCCCCCTGCGGCTGAATTCGAGGGCGCGCATGTCCCGGTAGCTGCGGATGGCCGTGGTGATGGCCGTGTAGAGCTTCTGGGAGGTCAGCTCGGACTTTTCCTTGTAGTCGTTGATGTCGTATTTGAATATCACCTCCTGCTCCGGGGCCTCGCCCGGCTGGCCGGTGCGCAGAATGATGCGCACCAGGGTGTTCTTCAGCTCCTTGCGCGTCCAGGCGGCCAGGTCCAGGCCTGCCTGGGGGTTCTCCATGACCACGTCGAGCAGCATGACCGCCGTGTCCGGATTCTCCTCCAGCAGCCGCCTGCCCTCTGCCGCCGAGTACGCCGAGAGGATGGTCAGGCCCACGCCCTCGAACCGGTATCCCCTGAGGACCATGGATGTGACCCGGTGGACGAAATCGTCGTCGTCCACCACCAGCAGCTTCCAGTTCCTGCCCGGATTAGCGGGGGTTTCCTCATTTTTTTCTGCCGCAAAGCGCAACGCGTCGTGTTCCGTGTCGGTCATGGCTCGTTCTCCGGGTTTTCCATTCTTGGCGCGTGCTCGCGCGGGATGGTTATGGCGTAGGAGGTTCCCTCTCCCGGTCCTGTGGTACAGCGGATGGTGCCGCCCAGCACCTTGTTGACGACGTTGAAGATGATGTGCAGCCCAAGCCCGGTGCCGCCGCTGCCTCGTCTGGTGGTGACAAAGGGCTCGAATATCCTGTCCCTGACCGACTCATGGATGCCTACGCCGTCGTCGCTGAAGGTGAAGATGACCATGTCCCCGTCCAGCCGCCCTCCGATGCGGATGTGGCCGGAGTCGTCCGGGCCATAGGCGTGGGTCAGTGCGTTGATGAGCAGGTTGGTGATGATCTGCACGAACGCGCCCGGATAGCTGAACAGCTCCACATCCGGGCACAGGTTTTCCACAGTGTGTCCGGTGTGCTTGTACCGGGGGCGCAGGCTTGAGAGCACCTCGTCCACATAGGTGTGCAGGTTGAACTGCCGCGGCATCTCGGACGACTGGTCTGCGGCCACCTGCTTGAAGCTGCTGATGAGCCCGGCCGCCCGATTGAGGTTGGCCAGGGTGCTGGCCGAAGATTCCCTGCCGTCGTCGAGGAATTGCTCCAGGTCGGACTTCTTGAGCTCCCCGCGTGAAAACAGGGCGTCGAGTTCGGCGATCCGGTCGACCAGGAACGAGCAGGCCGTGACTCCGGTGCCCAGCGGGGTGTTGATCTCATGGGCCACGCCCGCCACCAGGCTGCCCAGGGCGGCGAGCTTCTCGGAGAGGATCAGCTCTTCCTGCGTCCTGTTCAGCTCGGCCAGGGAGTGTTCCAGGTCATCCTTGGCCTGTTCGAGGTTGCGGGTGCGGCTGGCCACGCGGCGTTCGAGTTCCTCGTTGAGCCGCCGCAGTTCCTCCTCGGTCTGCTTGAGGGCCGTGATGTCGCGTCCTTCGGGGATGAGGAAGACGATGGTCCCCTCGTTGTCGCGGGCGGGCTTGAGGGAGAAGTCCAGGGCCATGGGTTGGCCGTCCGCGCGCAGGCTGGTCACCTCCCTGCAGATAACCTCGCCCTGGGCGGCCCGGCGCACAGCGTCCCTGAGCCACGTCCGGTTTTCCACGGTGTGCTCGAACCAGTGGGCCTCCCAGAAGGGTTTGCCGATGATCTCCTTGGGCCGTTGCCCGAGCTGTTCAAGGGAGCTTTCGTTGAATTCGATCACCGTGCCGTCCGGGGAGAGGATGCCGGTGAACTGGTAGGTTTGGTTGAAGATGGCCCGAAATCGCTCCTCACTCCTTCTCAGCGCCTCGTCGGCCAGCTTGCGCGTGGTGATGTCCACGGACAGGCCGAGCACGGCTGGTTCGCCGGTGTCTGCCGAGAGGTAGGGCAGGCGGGTGGTCTGGAGCCAGTGCATGGAGCCGTCCCGGTGACGGAAGGGCTCTTCGAGGATGACGAGGGGGTAGCCGGAGTCAAAGACCATCCTGTCCTGAGCCAGCCTGCGCCGGGCCTGATCGCCGTCCGGTTGGACATCGATCTCCTGCGCGCCCGTCAACTGGTCCACCGTGCTGCCCAGGGTGTCGGCCATGGCCCGGTTGACGAGCAGGAACCGCCCCTCGCGGTCCTTGGCGTAGACCATGTTGGGCAAGAGGTCTATCACCTGCCGCAGGCTTTCCCTGTTGTGTTCGAGCTGGCGGGTTCTGGCCCGGATGCTCTGGTGCTGGCGGCGGGCGATCAGGGCCAGAATCAGGATGGCCAGGGCCACGGCTGCCCCGGCGGCCATGAGGTAGGGTCTCCCCTGGGTCATCCAGCCGAGCCTGCGCTGGTCGGCGGGGATATGGTAGAAGTCGTCCATGGGCCGGAGCGTTTCGATCAGTCCCGCCTCCTGGCATACCCCGGCCATGCGCAGCCACCGGCCCCGGCTCATGGCGCCGATGTCCACCAGCCTGGGGATCATGAGTTCGCGCATGACCGAGGCCTCGTGGCGCAGGGCATCGCGGCTCCTGGCCGGGTTGTACTGCTCGCGAATGAGTTCGATCAACTCGTCGGGGTGGTCCATGGCGTATTCCCATCCCCTGATGCTGGCCCGGAGGAATCCGTCCGCCAGCTCCGGACTGGTGTCGGACAGCCGTCTGGAGGTGATCAGGCAGTCCCCGTAAAAGTCGATGCCAAAATCCGCCGGGTGCAGGATGCCCACCTCGACCCCGGACTCGGCCAGGGCGTGCGGCTGGGTGGTCAGGTAGGCGGACACGGCGTCGGTCTGGCCCTGGATCAGGTCATTGATGTCCCCTGTGAGCTGCTGGATGATGATGTCCTTCCTGCCGATGCCGTGTCTGGCGAACATGGCCCAGAGGGAGGGGACTTCGGCGGCAGGGAGCATGACCCGCCGCCCCTTGAGGTCCTGCGGGTCGGAAATGCCCGAATCCGCCCGGTAGAGCAGGATGTTGGCCGCGTGCTGGAAAAAGACCCCAAGGACCACGACCGGGTCGCCGTGCTGGTAGTTGAGCAACGCCTCGGCCCCGCTGACGCCAAAATCAGCCCCGCCGCCGAGGACCTCGGCCTCCACCGAGGTGCCGTGCCGGTATTCCCTGAAATCCACGGCCAATCCCTCTTCGCGGTAGAATCCCAGCTCCTGGGCGGCGTAGTATCCGGCAAACTGGAACTGGTGCGCCCACTTGAGCTGGAGGGTGACCGGGCGCAGCGGCTGCGCCGTGGCCGGAATCGCCCACAGGCAGGCCAGCAGCAGGAGCAGGAGGGCTGTGGCGGATTCCGGGGCGCGTTTCATGGTTGGCTCCTACCTGAGGCCCAGGTCGGCCCGGTGCAGGGGCACCCCGGTCCTGGCCGCGCCCGGTCCGCTCCGGTCGGGCAGGGTTATCCGCTGGGCCAGGGACGGCTCGCGCTCGACGATGAAGGTCTTCACGGCTTCGGCTCGGCCCGTGGCCAGCTCGCGCAGGTCCTGATCGGTCACGGTGATGTTCTTCTCGATGAACTGGCGCATCACCTCCGGCGGCTGCCTGTCAGGCACGAAAAAGGTCGTGGGCCTTTCGTTCCCCTCGTCTGGTTCGTCCTTGTAGGCCTGATAGAGCAGTTCGTCGAATTCGTCCGGCTCTATGGTCATGGCCTCGACCGTGGTCCAGGCGCGTTTCGAGGGCGGCAGATCCTTGAATTTCTGCTCCTTGAGTCTGGTCTCGAAGCTGGCCTGCCTGAGGCTGTTCCGGTCCGCCACCGGGTCGGTCACGCCGGTCACCTGGAGCTTGAGCCTGCTGCGCTCCTTGAGGGCTGTGGCGATCTTTTCGAGCTTGAGCAGGGCAGCCGGGCGCAGGACGGCCAAGCCCGGCTCGAAGATGACGAAATCCATGTCCGTGCCTTGGCCGCCGAAGATGGCCCCGATCAGGGAAAATGGCGAGGCCAGGGCCTTGACGAACAGGCTGGCCACGGTCTTGAGCACGATGCCCCTGATCTGGAAGTCCGGGTCGTCCAGGCGGCCCCGGATGGGCAGATCCATCGTCAGGTCGCCGTTGCTGTCCTGCAACAGGGCGAGGCCGAAGCTGACCGGCACGTTGGGCGCGCCGGGCCGGGTATCCCTGGGGCCGAGGACCAGTTGCTTGACGAAAAAGCTGTTGTCCGCGCTGAGTACCGAATCCTTGGTCCTGATGGTGACCTGGGCGTAGAGGCGGCCCTGCTCCACGGGATAGGCCAGGTATTGCAGGGTGTACGGGCTCAAGGAGGCAAGGTCGAGCCCGGTCAGGGTCACGGCCAGATCAGAGCCGATGGGTACGGCCAGGGGGTTGAGCGTGCCGGTGACCGACAGGGGGGTGGGGCCGATGCTCGCCTGCATATCCAGCCCCGGTTGTGCGTCCGGAGCCTGGGAGATGTTTGTGAGCGTGAGCCGGATGTCTGCCATCTCCGTGGAATACGGCGGGGTGACGCTGGCGTCGTGGAAGCGGATCTGCCCGTTTTCCGTAGTCACTCTGCCTATCTCCAGACTCTCGAAAAAAGGCGGCTCATCCTGAACCAGGGGCGTGTCGGCGAGCGGCGGGGTGGCGTTGGCGGCATCAGTGGCGGCGCCGGGTCCGGGCGACCGGTTTCCGGCGGCGCGGTCTGTCGGCTCGGGTGGCGGGACGCGTAGCGTGCGCTGGATGTTGGTCCTCCCGTCCTGCTCGAAGCGCAGGACCGCGCGCGGGTCGTCGAGGCGGACGGTGTCCACCCGCAGCCGGTAGGGTTCGTTTTCCAGGCGGATTTTAGACAGCCGGAGCGCGTCGATGCCCGCCAGCTCGTCACCGGCCAGGGTGTCCATGAGCCGGGCATTGGCCAGCGCGCTGTCACCCTCAAGGACAAAGTGCAGGGTGTCGTTGCCGTCAAAGGTCAGTGTCAGGTCTGCCGAGGCCGCGCCCTGCGCCAGTTCGAGGTCGGCAAACCGGGCGAGATAGGTGTTGACCGGGGCGAGCCCAAGGCCGCGCAGGGCGATCTGGGCCGTGCCAACCAGTGGCTCCAGGGTGGCCGTGGTCTGGACTTCGATGGTTCCGCCTCCGTCCCAGGTGGCGTTGACCGCGCAGGTGAGGGGGTGGTCCCGGCGGGTGGAAACGCCCTGAGCCGCAAGGGTCACGTCGTGGACGCCCAGGGTGGCGGTCGGGGTCGCGGTCCTGTCGGCCAGGGAGACCATGCCGCCGTTCACGCGCACCGTCCCGACCGTGGCGGTCCATTCCGGATCGTCGGGTTTTTCCGCGTTCCCCGTGTCCGTTTCGGCAGCAGCGTCCTCTTCGTTCGTGACGTTCACGGGGCGAGTGGCTGGATCAGGCGTGAGCATGGCGATCAGGTCGATCACGCCCGGCTCGGTCATTTCAAGGCGCAGGATGGGGTCGGTCAGCAGGATGTCGGCCACGCTGACGGCCTGCGCCGTCATGTCCACGGCCACGCCGGACACGGCCAGTTGCCCGGCCAGAACGCTCGGTTCCCCGGCGGCAGGCTTGTGCAGCCGCAGATCCGAGAGGGTCAGGGAGCCGTCTTTCACGGACACGGCCATGGATTTGTTGGTTGTCTGCTCTACGGCCAGTGTTGCGGAGATGC from Pseudodesulfovibrio aespoeensis Aspo-2 includes the following:
- a CDS encoding response regulator — protein: MTDTEHDALRFAAEKNEETPANPGRNWKLLVVDDDDFVHRVTSMVLRGYRFEGVGLTILSAYSAAEGRRLLEENPDTAVMLLDVVMENPQAGLDLAAWTRKELKNTLVRIILRTGQPGEAPEQEVIFKYDINDYKEKSELTSQKLYTAITTAIRSYRDMRALEFSRRGLARILTASPDIFKSQSLGEFASGVLTQLASTVCQGDDTLMARASGVAASRRGDQFRVIASTGKFEQARGRIIAETGDREAILCIERAADIKRSFFQNDAFVGYYRTATGSESIIYLQGTRPISEENRELIEIFSSNISVAFDNIDHNAVMHETQRELLITLGEVVETRTSEAANHVRRVAEYARLLATKAGMDRDRAETLRLASTMHDIGKIGVPDTVLLKPGSLDENELKLIKKHPEIGYDILKGTDSLVMQVAATVALQHHERWDGQGYPAGLTGEEINLAGRIVMLADVFDSLGCDRPHRRAWPVADILRFIAGNRGTMFDPALVDMLMEHKDEFLAIKERLADGQAGGWADGRADEQADGWAE
- a CDS encoding ABC transporter substrate-binding protein; its protein translation is MKRAPESATALLLLLLACLWAIPATAQPLRPVTLQLKWAHQFQFAGYYAAQELGFYREEGLAVDFREYRHGTSVEAEVLGGGADFGVSGAEALLNYQHGDPVVVLGVFFQHAANILLYRADSGISDPQDLKGRRVMLPAAEVPSLWAMFARHGIGRKDIIIQQLTGDINDLIQGQTDAVSAYLTTQPHALAESGVEVGILHPADFGIDFYGDCLITSRRLSDTSPELADGFLRASIRGWEYAMDHPDELIELIREQYNPARSRDALRHEASVMRELMIPRLVDIGAMSRGRWLRMAGVCQEAGLIETLRPMDDFYHIPADQRRLGWMTQGRPYLMAAGAAVALAILILALIARRQHQSIRARTRQLEHNRESLRQVIDLLPNMVYAKDREGRFLLVNRAMADTLGSTVDQLTGAQEIDVQPDGDQARRRLAQDRMVFDSGYPLVILEEPFRHRDGSMHWLQTTRLPYLSADTGEPAVLGLSVDITTRKLADEALRRSEERFRAIFNQTYQFTGILSPDGTVIEFNESSLEQLGQRPKEIIGKPFWEAHWFEHTVENRTWLRDAVRRAAQGEVICREVTSLRADGQPMALDFSLKPARDNEGTIVFLIPEGRDITALKQTEEELRRLNEELERRVASRTRNLEQAKDDLEHSLAELNRTQEELILSEKLAALGSLVAGVAHEINTPLGTGVTACSFLVDRIAELDALFSRGELKKSDLEQFLDDGRESSASTLANLNRAAGLISSFKQVAADQSSEMPRQFNLHTYVDEVLSSLRPRYKHTGHTVENLCPDVELFSYPGAFVQIITNLLINALTHAYGPDDSGHIRIGGRLDGDMVIFTFSDDGVGIHESVRDRIFEPFVTTRRGSGGTGLGLHIIFNVVNKVLGGTIRCTTGPGEGTSYAITIPREHAPRMENPENEP
- a CDS encoding DUF748 domain-containing protein, with translation MLTFLDRFPIATPGLRRVAFWLIIALAAYVLVGFLLVPPALRSIIVSQSQSALKRTVHLGSVSFNPLTLRLALHDFRADALEGEVPLMSFGELSLRPGVASVWRMAPVVSSLALRDLTVDIVFFGDGRYSISDLLDSDGEQADQPPGQFLPFALSEFEMSNATIVFDDRSKAKRHVVSEINLSIPFTSSFEGLRKEFTQPEFSAVVNGDPVKLKGRTLPFDDTLLTEFSLGAVNVDLDQYWPYLSDLIPLTLVKGQLSSEISINFERSDDQRLKLFLSGGGALNGLELTSPQDGGVLSVNRIAFQMERFSLGDSLLHLRQVTVDQPRVKLIRRPGGEFNWAGYFTSTQDGAGPDEAGQAGAEQSASPSLRVDLGSVEVTSGSVEWIDQDVPGGFERTYPVTARATGLSTGSRTPGTFSASLGSANGGGVIEISGQCRLDPALVTATLTASDLTLAEYSPYFATALPLTLASGSAGISATLAVEQTTNKSMAVSVKDGSLTLSDLRLHKPAAGEPSVLAGQLAVSGVAVDMTAQAVSVADILLTDPILRLEMTEPGVIDLIAMLTPDPATRPVNVTNEEDAAAETDTGNAEKPDDPEWTATVGTVRVNGGMVSLADRTATPTATLGVHDVTLAAQGVSTRRDHPLTCAVNATWDGGGTIEVQTTATLEPLVGTAQIALRGLGLAPVNTYLARFADLELAQGAASADLTLTFDGNDTLHFVLEGDSALANARLMDTLAGDELAGIDALRLSKIRLENEPYRLRVDTVRLDDPRAVLRFEQDGRTNIQRTLRVPPPEPTDRAAGNRSPGPGAATDAANATPPLADTPLVQDEPPFFESLEIGRVTTENGQIRFHDASVTPPYSTEMADIRLTLTNISQAPDAQPGLDMQASIGPTPLSVTGTLNPLAVPIGSDLAVTLTGLDLASLSPYTLQYLAYPVEQGRLYAQVTIRTKDSVLSADNSFFVKQLVLGPRDTRPGAPNVPVSFGLALLQDSNGDLTMDLPIRGRLDDPDFQIRGIVLKTVASLFVKALASPFSLIGAIFGGQGTDMDFVIFEPGLAVLRPAALLKLEKIATALKERSRLKLQVTGVTDPVADRNSLRQASFETRLKEQKFKDLPPSKRAWTTVEAMTIEPDEFDELLYQAYKDEPDEGNERPTTFFVPDRQPPEVMRQFIEKNITVTDQDLRELATGRAEAVKTFIVEREPSLAQRITLPDRSGPGAARTGVPLHRADLGLR